The Setaria viridis chromosome 6, Setaria_viridis_v4.0, whole genome shotgun sequence genome includes the window GGTGGGTGTGTGGTGGATTCTGACCCAACGGCGCATAGTCAATGCGGGCCAATGAGATGCCTAGTGTGTTGAGTCCAGGCAACTGCATGACATTGATCAAAGTGACATTGGATCCAACCTTGCTCTTCTTGGTGTCCATAGGCTTATCAAGGTTGGCTGCTTTGAAGAAGTCATCTGCGTTCACGGCCATGGGGTCCTTGCAAACAAATCCATTGACCTTCACTGCAAATATAGATGAAAGAAAATTGGTAAACACATATTAGAAATTATTAGAGGCAGTAAATAAAGATGCTTTTTGCATGTAGATGTATGTTAACAAATGATTTTTGTGTGATCATATATTTGATTAAGAAACACATAATGATTTGAAGCAACTGCGTTCGTACCAGGAGAGTGTATGTCGGCAACACAAAAGTCCTGGAGCGGGCCAGGGTCGGAAGCAATGGCTTGAGAAGTGACCATCGCTAGAAAAGCTGCGAGCAGAAAGTAGGAGGCAGCCATTTGAGATTGTCTCAGCTTTTGTGTTTGAGCTCTGAAGTAGACTATTCAGCTGCTTGCGATTGTGTATGTCTTGTTGCTGCTTTGGGCATGAAGATGGTGGGCTTATATAGGCTGCCACAGAAAGTGGCAACATGAAGTTGACGACTGAACTAGTCTAGCTATGTTGAACCTACCAAAACAGAAGAAACGGTCTCTGGCTGCTAGAAGCTGATGATGAAACAACGCAATAAAAATTTAAAGCCGGTAACTAATTCCTTGATGTGTAGTGGTTTAATTATTTGTTAATTGTTACCACGCAAGGTACTGCTGCTGATACGGTTCAGAAAGAAAGCGCCCTCGTCCATTATTTACTTAACTAACTGCCACAGAAAAGTTGAAATATGGAGGTGATCAACTTTCTAAAGCAAACTGACAGGGTCACACGATATGAGCCCTGCATAGGCGCGTAGTTGGTGCACTATGATAGTTGTGAAAACTAGAAAAATGGTATGGTGCATCCCGGTCAATATGTGCTTGCACACACACATACGTACAGAAAGAGTCGACAATGCAAAGGTGTTTATTTTTAGATTAATTCAATTTGTATACCTCATACAATAATCAATCTCCCTATCGTCATTCATGATCacgtcatcttttttttttttgcgaaaagcATGATCACCTCATTAGGAATAGAAGATTTAGCCCAGTGCAATGCATCCGTACCAAAAAGGGGGAGCACTTGTACAAGGGTAGCTGTTGCACACGGTTTACTTGTACAAGGCTATCGCTACTAGATCAGAAACAGTTATCTGTCTATTCAACTCCTTGACTTGTTTATATCACACACATATCATCACACCCGTATAGGAAACTGCTGTTTAATTCAGGCCAAGTATTCGGGCGTTGCTAAGTGGTTTATTTGCTATGACTTAAGAACTACAGGATCAGGTGATAGTTAATAATGCTCTAGAAGCATATATCATTATTTAAAATACTGATAAGTACTAGACAATACAAAAAGTGTTTTGAATTAAATCTCAAAACCATGAACATATGTCTATCCACATAATAATTATTTCTCCGTTAATCTTAATATACTGGTtttaacttaaaaagaaaacatgaTCACCAACTTTTTGTTTACTGAGTCTATGCTTGATACTTTATTAGTGTATGGCGGGACGGCTGCTGCTTAGTGATTCAAGATGGTCAgcattaattttaaaaaaatgtagaaGTTTAGATTATGGAGTAATGTTCATAAAAGAGATTTCCATTAATCACTACAGTGCTCGAGATCCaaatgaaaaatgttgaagCTGGTAAATGATTCTTTTATGCGTAGTGGTTTGTCAATTGTTACCATCCAAGGGGATTTTATTGATTTGATTCATAAAGAAAGTGTCATCCATTATTTAGTTAATTAACTGATAGAAAATTGAAATATGAAGATGATTTAGTTTTCTAAAACAAAACAGAGTCACACAAAAATTATAAGGATGGCATATGAGCAGCTTGTGGACTGTGATAGTTGCAGAAACTAGAAAAATGGTATGGTGCAGTGCAAAGGTCAAACTATGCTTGCGCTCACCTAAATAAGAGTAAAAAGCGTGCAGAAATCTATTGTTACTTCCTAATATCTGCACATTGTACCTCATACAAAGAACAATTTCCCTGTACTCATGTTTACGTGATACCAAGAAGGCATGCAAGAACAACTTGTAGAGGGGCAGCTGCCACACACGATTTACTTTTGAGTTAATCAGGTAAGCTTCTATGcatgagctcgagtgcccacttGGAGATCTGTCCCGTGGCGTTGCGGTCACAGATCTACCCCAGTGGGTACGAGGTGACGACCGTGACCTCGTGGTCGGTGAAGTAGTGCAGGAGCTTCCGGGTCGCCATCAGCACGGCATACAGAAGCTTCTGGACTTGGGGGTAGCAAACTTTGGCATCGACGAGTACCTCACTAACGAAGTACACCGCTCGTTGGACCTTCAGCGTGTGTCCCGGCTCCTCCCTCTTGACGATGAGGGCAGCGCTGACCATGTGGTTGCTGGCCGCAATGTAGAGGAGGAGAGGTTCTCCCCGTTTGGGAGCGACGAGGATTGGGGCTGACATCAGCGACACTTTGAGGCTTTCCAAAGCCTGTTGTGCCTCCTCCGTCCAAACGAAAGTGTCTGCTTTCTTGAGGAGTTTGTAGAGAGGCATCCCCCGTTTGCCTAGCCGGGAGATGAACCAGCTTAAGGTGGTCAAGCAACCATTTAGCCTCTGTATGCCCTTGACATTGCGTATGAGGCCCATGTTGGTGATGGCCGTGATCTTTTCGGGGTTGGCTTCAATGCTGCGCTCGGGCACGATGTATCCAACACCTTCCCCTTTGGAACCCTGAAAACGCATTTCTCAGGATTCAGTTTGACACTGAACCTTTGGAGGTTCGTGAATGTTGTGGCTAAGTTCTCGATCAGGTCTCTTGCTTGAGCCGTTTTTACTACTATGTTGTCCACGTAGACGGCAATAGTAGGTTTTGGCCGCTTGACTTGGTTGGGCTAGTCGGGTGGATCGATTTGATCGGCGAAGCATCGCTGCATGCATCATTGATAGGTGGCACCCGCGTTCTTCAAACTGAACGGCATGGTCACGTAACAGTATGAaccatatggggtgatgaaggaggttgCGACCTAGTCGgtctctttcatcgcgatctggtggtagccTGAGTAGGCATCCAGAAAGGAGAGGATTTCGCATCCTGAGgtggagtcgactatctgatctatacgCAGTAACGGAAAATGATCCTTGGTTCACACCTTGTTAAGACcagtatagtcaacacacattctccatttcccattcttcttttttacaagaacaggattggcgagcTAGTCAAAGTGGTACACCTCCTTGATGAAGCCCTGCTAGGAGTTTGGCGATTTCCTCACCTATGGCCCTTCGCCTCTCATCATCAAAACAATGTAGGCGTTGCTTGATGGGCTTTCAGCCCGGGGAGATGCGTAGTGTGTGCTCGGCGACCTCCCTCAATATGCCAAACATGTCAGAAggtttccatgcgaagataTCCCGGTTTGCGCACAGGAAGTCGATGAGCTCTCTTTCCTATTTGGTCGGGAGCTGGGTCCCGATCTGCACCATCTTGGTCGGGTCGCTAGGGTCGACCTCCACCGCCTTGGTTACCTCGATCGGACGTACGATGCTCATGGAGGTCGACTCATTGTAGTTGGGGACTGCCGACGCGGCCGCATTCCCAAGCTTCAGGAGCTCGGTGGAGTTGAAGATGCTAGTGGTGAGCTCATAGTGCTCACGGTCGCATGTGTAGGCATGCAAGAAGGTGCTACCCACGGTGATGACATCGTTCGGTCCCGGCATCTTTAGCTtcaggtaggtgtagttgggaaCCACCATGAACTTGGCATAGCATGGCTGccccaggatggcgtggtaggaCCTCGGAAAGTCCACTACCTCGAAGGTTAGGACCTCTGTGCAGATGTTGGCACGGTCACCAAACATGACGTGCAGGTTGATCTGCCCGAGTGGGTACGCCTACGCACATCATGGAAGGGAGAGCTCACAGGGCGGAGCTCTGACCAGGGGACGTTCATGGTGTCGAGGGTCTCGATGTACaggatgttgaggccactgcctCTGGCCATCTGCACCCTGGTGAGGCGCTTCTTGTCAACGATGGGGTTGACAACGAGCGGGTAGTGACCCTGTTGGGGAATGTGGGAAGGATGGTCCCTCTGATCAAATGTGATCGGGGAGTCCAACCAGCGAAGGAAAGAGGGGATGGCCAACTCGGCGGCACATACCTCTCGATAGTGCACCTTGCGCTGGCGCTTGCTATGGTCGGCGTCAGCCcccccgaagatcatgaggCATCCCTCAGGGTCGGGGAAGCCGTCTCCATCCTTGCCCGCAGCACCTCCCCTTCTGGCCGTGTCCTCCTTGCGTTTCCCCTCCTTGGGTTTGGCGGCTTGCTGCAGGAAGTGCTTGAGGAGCTCGTAGTCCTTGTAGAGGTGCTTGACGGGGTAGGCATGGTTGGTGCACGGGCTCTCCATGAGCTTGTCGAAGTGGTCGGGCTGACCCTGTTGGGGCTACTTGCCTAGGCGCTCGGTCGCGGCGACCAGGGTCGGGTTGGTCAGGCGGCGCCagtccttcttgttcttcttgccctTCTGTGCAGAGGGGCCCTCATCCTGGACCTCacgcttggccttgcccttgtcccgTCCGCCGCTGAAGACCATCCCGACTACCTCCTCGCCGGAGGCGTGGTTTGTGGCGATGTCGAGCAGGTTGCGGGTGGTTCGGGGCTTCATGCAGCCAAGCTTGTGGACCAAGGACTTGCAGGTCATCCCGGATATGAATGCGCTGACGATGTTTGTGTCGACGACATCAGGAAGGGAGTTGCACTGCCTAGAAAACCTACAAATGTAATCCCACAGGGACTCGTTGGGCTCCTGCTTGCAACTCTTGAGGTCCTAGGAGTTCCTGGGATGGACGTACGTCCCCTGGAAGTTCCCGACGAAGACCTTCTTAAGGTCTGCCCAGTCGTGGATGTTGTTGGGTAAAAGAAATTCGAGCCATGCCCGAACAAACTCTCCTACGCAGATGGGgaggtactggatgatgaagtaGTCATCATCCACTCCACCGGCTCGGCAGGCGAGCCGAAAGTCTTCGAGCCATACACCAGGGTTCATCTCCCAAGTGTACTTGGCGATGTTGGTGGGCAGTTGGAAGCGCTGTGGGAATGGCGCTTTCTGGATGCGGCGACCAAAGGCCCCAGGTCCCGGGCTGTCCGAGCTGGGGCTCCGGTCGCTGTACCGGTCGCTCGGTTGGCCGCCACACCTAGGGTGCACCTCCTCGACCGGTCGGCAAGGtggaagcagaagaagaagaaaacaaagaagaagaagaaactttGCTATTTTAAAGCAGATTCAAACAAAATGAATTCAAATATGAAATTTGAACTCAGcaaccaaaatcaatgcaaCAGCATGGATGCAACAATGCAAACctaagattcattaattaaatttcagaaaaacatttAAATGCCTAAGAAATTGAATAAAACATTAGAAAAGCCTTAAATCCTTAAACAAGCTCAAacaatttctagaaaattctaATAAATTTTTATTCAGTTGCAAAATTGAAAATTTAGGGTGTTACAAGTCTTGTATGTACAAAAAATGTAAACAGGACAAAAAACATGAGCATAATGGTGTGAAACTACCAGTTATGCATGATCACATAAATTGTATTAAACTAGTTTTACCAACATTTACTTGGTTGCCATTGTGTTGGAGTGGTTACTTGCAAGTTAAACAAGTAATATAAGTCCTGCATCCATACCAGATCAAAAACTACGTGGTCTGTCTAGTCACCTTCTTGACTTTGTTCGTATCACACATACCCTCTTACGTGCTCCTCAGGCAAGACGCAAGCAGCTGCACAGATGAGAAATGGTATTTAGTTAGGTGAAGCATGTGGCTGCGTGCCACTGTGGTGTATGTTTCCTGTGCCTATGGCGCCGTGGAGGCGGGTTGTCGTTGGGACTTTGGCGTTTTCCTCCTTTGTTTGCTTTGCTGCGTAGAGTAGCCAAGTAGGATCAGGCGCCTAGCCCCCAAATAGGATTATATGACTGAGGCTTAGACAATACACTTAGGCGCTTTGATGACTCAATTCCCTTGAAGTCTCCTCAGAAAGCTCTTCCATCATGGAGGCCCGGGGGCTCGTCGACTGGATGATATAGGGCGCATAGCGGCCCTAAATAAGTATAATTAAATCATGTGTCTTACATAGGACGCTCAGCGCCCTGGTGAAGGCCCATCAAATGGCCAGAAATAGTGGTTACATATTACCAGCGCAATAGTGGTTACATAGATTTTTTTGAGTCAGAAAATGAATTCCTACACAATAGTGGTTACATATTACCAGCGCATTAAAATGGCTAATGTAGCATTAAAATTTGTGAAGATATAAAGACATAATCACACATATGGTAAAAGATAATGGCTAATTGGTGGATCGATCGCAAAGGAAATTGAGGCGCACCATTCAAGCCATGCGTGGACTCATATGTACGGAAGAGTTGACAGTGCCGATAATGACATTAACATTACACTGCACCTAACCCAAAGTAACAAACATTCAAACACATTAGTCACTAAACACATATAATATTAGTGTTCCCAAGTTGTCTCTCATGCTTAATTCGGTCTTACGCATCGGATGATGCAATTGGTCACCAACAGCAGGAAACCCACAACAGCAAGAGCAACTACTACATCTATTCGTTGGTTGTTCATGCATCGACGACGCCCAGAGAAGCTAGGGTGTGTACTGCATGGAGGAAGGCCAGGGAGATTCTACTTGACCAGGGCCTCAGACCTTTAGTGGGCCTGGAAAACGCTGCGCGGCACATATGCTTTGCTATCCCTAGAGCTAGGGCATGTACAATAACTTGTTTCATTCAAAAGT containing:
- the LOC117861355 gene encoding putative germin-like protein 12-4; this translates as MAASYFLLAAFLAMVTSQAIASDPGPLQDFCVADIHSPVKVNGFVCKDPMAVNADDFFKAANLDKPMDTKKSKVGSNVTLINVMQLPGLNTLGISLARIDYAPLGQNPPHTHPRATEILTVLEGTLYVGFVTSNPNKLFAKVLNKGDVFVFPQGLIHFQFNPVYDKPAVAIAALSSQNPGAITIANAVFGSKPPISDDVLAKAFQVQKGTIDWLQAQFWENNHN